The following coding sequences are from one Streptomyces venezuelae window:
- a CDS encoding bifunctional SulP family inorganic anion transporter/carbonic anhydrase, whose protein sequence is MSACVPTRTPDSAHTPRANNPHAPPPGKRFRIAGADLSASIAVFLIALPLSLGIALATGAPLQAGLVAAAVGGILAGAFGGSPLQVSGPAAGLTVVTADLIHRYGWQTTCAITVMAGIAQLGLGRLHVARTALAVSPAVVHGMLTGIGVTIAVAQLHIVLGGTPQSAVLDNLRALPAQLADLHLAALTISLLTLAILLLWPRIPGRAGRFTRVLPAALVSVAAATAVSALAGLRVDEVDLPSWRSHALVGLPEGPALGLVAAVLTITLVCSVQSLLGAVAVDKVIAGQAELHPGVRRSDLDRELLGQGAANIVSGSLGGLPVAGVAVRSMANIRAGAVSRNSTMLHGVWVVVASLLLVPVLELIPLAALAALVMVVGIQMVSLNHIRTITRHREIVVYAVTSLGVVFLGVLEGVALGVAVAVGVSLHRLARTRITHCEDDGVHHVRVRGQLTFLAVPRLSKALHQVPHGADVIVELDGSFMDHAAYESLQCWQDAHTAHGGSVEVTGRAGTRISVPAGGSGPGSRELVGASHSCCRPWAPWRNHHCDRPQEERQEGQEGRRPSGHQLASGISAFQRNTAPHVRGELARLAREGQQPAQLFLTCADSRVVTSMITSSGPGDLFVVRNVGNLVPLPGAESGDDSVGAAIEYAVDVLKVRSITVCGHSGCGAMQALLNTPPGGAQTPLKRWLRHGLPSLERMGAQDRAWARLAGRAPADAVEQLCLTNVVQQLEHLRAHESVARRLAEGDLELHGMYFHVGEAQSYLLTEGSGAEPLPDEVFDQVAPTAQAEVERTPSG, encoded by the coding sequence ATGTCTGCCTGCGTCCCCACTCGCACCCCTGACTCGGCTCACACGCCTCGCGCCAACAACCCCCACGCCCCGCCACCCGGCAAGAGGTTCCGCATCGCCGGTGCCGACCTCTCCGCGTCGATCGCCGTCTTCCTGATCGCCCTGCCGCTGTCGCTGGGCATCGCCCTCGCCACCGGAGCACCGCTCCAGGCGGGCCTCGTCGCCGCCGCCGTCGGCGGCATCCTCGCCGGAGCGTTCGGCGGATCACCGCTGCAGGTCAGCGGCCCCGCCGCCGGCCTCACCGTCGTCACAGCCGACCTCATCCACCGGTACGGCTGGCAGACCACATGCGCCATCACGGTCATGGCCGGAATCGCCCAACTCGGGCTCGGCCGCCTGCACGTGGCCCGCACCGCGCTCGCCGTCAGCCCCGCCGTCGTCCACGGCATGCTGACCGGCATCGGGGTCACCATCGCCGTCGCCCAGCTGCACATCGTGCTCGGCGGCACCCCGCAGAGCGCCGTGCTCGACAACCTGCGGGCGCTCCCCGCCCAACTGGCCGACCTGCATCTGGCTGCCCTGACGATCAGCCTGCTCACCCTGGCGATCCTGCTGCTCTGGCCACGGATTCCCGGGCGGGCCGGGCGTTTCACCCGCGTCCTGCCCGCGGCCCTCGTCTCCGTCGCCGCCGCGACAGCCGTGTCCGCGCTGGCCGGGCTGCGGGTCGACGAGGTCGACCTGCCGTCCTGGCGCAGCCACGCGCTCGTCGGGCTGCCGGAAGGGCCCGCGCTCGGCCTCGTCGCCGCCGTGCTCACCATCACGCTGGTGTGCAGCGTGCAGTCGCTGCTCGGGGCCGTCGCCGTCGACAAGGTCATCGCCGGGCAGGCCGAGCTCCACCCGGGCGTGCGCCGCTCCGACCTCGACCGCGAGCTGCTCGGCCAGGGCGCGGCGAACATCGTGTCCGGGTCACTCGGCGGGCTCCCCGTCGCCGGAGTCGCCGTGCGCAGCATGGCCAACATCCGGGCGGGCGCCGTGAGCCGGAACTCCACGATGCTGCACGGCGTTTGGGTAGTGGTCGCCTCACTGCTCCTGGTGCCCGTCCTGGAACTGATCCCCCTCGCCGCCCTTGCCGCGCTCGTCATGGTCGTCGGCATCCAGATGGTCAGCCTCAACCACATCCGCACCATCACGCGACACCGCGAGATCGTGGTCTACGCCGTCACGAGCCTCGGCGTGGTCTTCCTCGGCGTCCTCGAAGGCGTGGCGCTCGGCGTCGCCGTCGCCGTGGGCGTCTCGCTGCACCGGCTCGCCCGCACCCGCATCACCCACTGCGAGGACGACGGCGTCCATCACGTGCGGGTGCGCGGCCAGTTGACGTTCCTCGCGGTGCCGCGCCTCAGCAAAGCACTGCACCAGGTGCCCCACGGGGCCGACGTGATCGTGGAGTTGGACGGATCCTTCATGGACCACGCCGCGTACGAATCGCTGCAGTGCTGGCAGGACGCGCACACCGCGCACGGCGGCAGCGTCGAGGTCACCGGCCGCGCCGGGACCCGTATCTCCGTGCCCGCCGGGGGCTCGGGGCCGGGGAGCCGCGAGCTGGTGGGTGCCTCCCACTCCTGTTGCAGGCCGTGGGCGCCGTGGCGCAACCACCACTGCGACCGGCCGCAGGAGGAGCGTCAGGAGGGACAGGAGGGGCGCCGGCCCAGCGGGCACCAACTGGCCAGCGGGATCAGCGCCTTCCAGCGGAACACGGCACCACATGTGCGGGGCGAGCTGGCCCGGCTCGCGCGTGAGGGGCAGCAGCCCGCTCAGCTCTTCCTGACCTGCGCGGACTCCCGCGTCGTCACGTCGATGATCACGTCGAGCGGTCCCGGTGACCTCTTCGTCGTCCGCAATGTGGGCAACCTGGTGCCGCTGCCGGGGGCCGAGAGCGGGGACGACTCGGTGGGCGCCGCCATCGAGTACGCGGTGGATGTCCTGAAGGTGCGGTCCATCACCGTGTGCGGGCACTCCGGGTGCGGCGCCATGCAGGCGCTGCTCAACACACCGCCGGGCGGCGCCCAGACGCCGCTGAAGCGGTGGCTGCGGCACGGCCTGCCGAGCCTGGAGCGCATGGGCGCGCAGGACAGGGCGTGGGCACGTCTCGCCGGACGCGCGCCCGCCGACGCGGTCGAGCAGCTCTGCCTCACCAATGTCGTGCAGCAACTGGAGCACTTGAGGGCGCACGAGTCGGTGGCGCGCCGACTTGCCGAAGGTGATCTTGAACTGCACGGTATGTACTTCCACGTCGGTGAGGCGCAGTCCTATCTGCTGACGGAGGGCAGCGGCGCCGAGCCGCTTCCCGACGAGGTCTTCGACCAGGTGGCGCCCACAGCGCAGGCCGAGGTCGAGCGAACTCCGTCCGGGTGA
- a CDS encoding ATP-binding protein — translation MKIAFVGKGGSGKTTLSSLFIRHLAGTGAPVIAVDADINQHLGPALGLDEAEAAELPALGARLPLIKEYLRGSNPRIASADTMIKTTPPGEGSRLLRVREDNPVFDACARTVELDDATVRLMVTGQFTEADLGVACYHSKTGAVELCLNHLVDGRDEYAVVDMTAGSDSFASGMFTRFDMTFLVAEPTKKGVSVYRQYKEYARDFGVSLAVVGNKVQGQDDVDFLREQVGDDLLVTVGHSDWVRAMEKGRPPRFELLEEENRRSLQALQGAVDASYERRDWERYTSQMVHFHLKNAQSWGNERTGADLAAQVDPDFVLRERMTATA, via the coding sequence ATGAAAATCGCTTTCGTAGGGAAGGGCGGCAGCGGCAAGACCACGCTGTCCTCGCTCTTCATCCGGCACCTCGCCGGCACCGGCGCGCCCGTCATCGCGGTGGACGCCGACATCAACCAGCACCTGGGACCCGCCCTGGGCCTCGACGAGGCGGAGGCCGCCGAACTGCCCGCCCTGGGGGCGCGCCTGCCACTCATCAAGGAGTATCTGCGGGGCTCCAATCCGCGCATCGCCTCGGCGGACACGATGATCAAGACGACGCCGCCCGGCGAGGGCTCGCGGCTTCTGCGGGTGCGCGAGGACAACCCCGTGTTCGACGCGTGCGCGCGGACCGTGGAACTCGACGACGCCACCGTCCGTTTGATGGTCACCGGGCAGTTCACCGAAGCCGACCTCGGTGTCGCCTGCTACCACTCCAAGACCGGAGCGGTGGAGCTCTGCCTGAACCACCTCGTCGACGGCCGCGACGAGTACGCGGTCGTGGACATGACCGCAGGTTCGGACTCCTTCGCCTCCGGCATGTTCACCCGGTTCGACATGACGTTCCTGGTGGCCGAACCGACGAAGAAGGGGGTCTCCGTCTACCGCCAGTACAAGGAGTACGCCCGCGACTTCGGCGTGAGCCTCGCGGTCGTCGGCAACAAGGTGCAGGGCCAGGACGACGTCGACTTCCTGCGCGAGCAGGTCGGGGACGACCTCCTGGTGACCGTCGGACACTCGGACTGGGTGCGCGCCATGGAGAAGGGGCGTCCGCCGCGCTTCGAGCTCCTGGAGGAGGAGAACCGCCGCTCCCTGCAGGCACTGCAGGGAGCGGTCGACGCCTCGTACGAACGCCGGGACTGGGAGCGGTACACCAGCCAGATGGTCCACTTCCACCTGAAGAACGCGCAGAGTTGGGGCAACGAACGGACGGGAGCGGACCTGGCCGCCCAGGTCGACCCCGACTTCGTGCTCCGCGAGCGCATGACCGCCACGGCCTGA
- a CDS encoding oxidoreductase, with product MSTTADPLAALGALPGVADSVDSVRKAVDRVYGHRVMRRRSNEITSEAALRGARGSAALSGADWALEEVRRRTDFSGDGEERTVGAALRLTAEAGQLLSIWRQSPLRVLARLHLVAAADSAEGAGRPRLAGEPVDEPLIELPVPDADEVAGRLEGLSQLIIAGSAAPALVTAAVVHGELASLRPFGSYNGLVARAAERIVLVGSGLDPKSVCPAEAGYGELGRAAYVAALDGYASGRPEGMAAWIAHCGKAVELGVRESTAVCEALQRGAA from the coding sequence ATGAGTACGACAGCCGATCCTCTTGCCGCCCTCGGGGCACTTCCCGGCGTGGCCGACTCCGTGGACTCCGTGCGCAAGGCCGTGGACCGGGTCTACGGACACCGGGTCATGCGGCGCCGCAGCAACGAGATCACCTCGGAGGCCGCGCTGCGCGGCGCCCGGGGCTCGGCGGCGCTCTCCGGCGCCGACTGGGCGCTCGAAGAGGTGCGTCGGCGTACCGACTTCAGCGGTGACGGCGAGGAGCGCACGGTCGGCGCGGCGCTGCGACTCACCGCGGAGGCGGGCCAGCTCCTGTCCATCTGGCGGCAGTCGCCGCTGCGGGTCCTGGCGCGCCTCCATCTGGTCGCCGCGGCCGACTCCGCGGAGGGCGCGGGCCGCCCGCGGCTCGCCGGTGAGCCCGTCGACGAACCGCTGATCGAGCTTCCCGTGCCGGACGCGGACGAGGTGGCGGGCCGCCTGGAGGGACTTTCACAGCTGATCATCGCGGGCAGCGCGGCGCCGGCGCTGGTGACGGCGGCCGTCGTCCACGGCGAGCTGGCCAGCCTCCGCCCCTTCGGCTCGTACAACGGTCTGGTGGCGCGCGCGGCCGAACGCATCGTCCTGGTGGGCAGTGGGCTCGACCCGAAGTCGGTCTGCCCGGCCGAGGCGGGCTACGGCGAGCTGGGGCGTGCGGCCTACGTGGCGGCTCTCGACGGCTACGCGTCCGGCCGCCCTGAGGGCATGGCGGCCTGGATCGCCCACTGCGGCAAGGCGGTCGAACTCGGCGTCAGGGAGTCGACGGCGGTTTGTGAGGCGCTGCAGCGCGGGGCGGCGTGA
- a CDS encoding HAD family hydrolase, whose translation MLGLVENHSLPRTAAFFDLDKTVIAKSSTLTFSKSFYQGGLINRRAVLRTAYAQFVFLAGGADHDQMERMRSYLSALCRGWNVEQVKEIVAETLHDLIDPIIYDEAASLIEEHHTAGRDVVIVSTSGAEVVEPIGELLGADRVVATRMVVGDDGCFTGEVEYYAYGPTKAEAVKELARSEGYDLDRCYAYSDSATDVPMLEAVGHPFAVNPDRALRREALTRAWPILDFHRPVRLKQRIPAPRRPALVAAAAVGAAAATAGLVWFASRRRATAG comes from the coding sequence ATGCTCGGCCTCGTGGAAAACCACTCCCTGCCCCGCACTGCCGCGTTCTTTGACCTGGACAAGACGGTCATTGCGAAGTCGAGCACTCTCACCTTCAGCAAGTCGTTCTACCAAGGCGGCCTGATCAACCGTAGAGCGGTACTGCGCACCGCGTACGCGCAGTTCGTGTTCCTGGCGGGCGGCGCGGACCACGACCAGATGGAACGGATGCGTTCCTACCTGTCCGCGCTGTGCCGCGGCTGGAACGTGGAGCAGGTCAAGGAGATCGTCGCCGAGACGCTGCACGACCTCATCGACCCGATCATCTACGACGAGGCGGCGTCCCTCATCGAGGAGCACCACACCGCGGGCCGCGACGTCGTCATCGTCTCCACATCGGGCGCCGAGGTCGTCGAGCCGATCGGGGAACTCCTCGGCGCGGACCGCGTGGTGGCGACCCGCATGGTGGTCGGGGACGACGGCTGCTTCACGGGCGAGGTGGAGTACTACGCGTACGGCCCCACCAAGGCGGAGGCGGTCAAGGAGCTCGCGCGATCGGAGGGGTACGACCTCGACCGCTGCTACGCCTACAGCGACTCGGCGACCGACGTGCCGATGCTGGAGGCGGTCGGCCACCCGTTCGCCGTCAATCCGGACCGGGCGCTGCGCCGCGAGGCGCTCACGCGCGCGTGGCCGATCCTCGACTTCCACCGCCCGGTGCGCCTGAAGCAGCGCATCCCCGCGCCGCGCCGCCCCGCGCTGGTCGCAGCCGCGGCGGTGGGCGCCGCAGCGGCCACGGCGGGTCTCGTCTGGTTCGCCAGCCGGCGCCGCGCGACGGCGGGCTGA
- the ssd gene encoding septum site-determining protein Ssd, with translation MRGTRIVGGVFSSDVAAQAEGGPGGPLIVTEDVELLDDLLRLCAAAGVLPEVHHGGPERRGSWDAAPLVLVGDDAADRVRGAVRRRGVVLVGRDQDDPGVWQRAVEIGADHVLVLPDGEQWLVDRIADVAEGVGRPALTVGVIGGRGGAGASTLACALAVTAAREGRRTMLVDADPLGGGLDVVLGAEQAEGLRWPAFAASRGRVGGGALEESLPHMHALRVLSWDRGEAVAVAPEAVRAVVAAARRRGGAVVVDLPRRVDEAVAEAMAQVDLGLLVVPAELRAVAGARRVASAAGMALRDLRVVVARGPAPGGLDVEEVAGLLGLPLAGEVPWDAGLTAQQASGTPPGGVARGPLARFCSAFWGRVPADAVGGGV, from the coding sequence ATGAGGGGGACGAGGATCGTGGGCGGAGTCTTTTCGAGTGACGTGGCCGCGCAGGCCGAGGGCGGGCCGGGTGGACCGCTGATCGTCACGGAGGACGTGGAGCTGCTGGATGACCTGCTGCGGCTGTGCGCCGCGGCGGGGGTACTCCCCGAGGTGCATCACGGGGGCCCCGAGCGCCGGGGGAGCTGGGACGCGGCCCCACTGGTTCTGGTCGGGGACGACGCGGCGGACCGGGTGCGCGGAGCCGTGCGACGGCGTGGCGTCGTGTTGGTTGGGCGGGATCAGGACGATCCCGGTGTCTGGCAGCGGGCGGTGGAGATCGGCGCCGACCACGTCCTCGTCCTGCCGGACGGTGAACAGTGGCTCGTGGACCGCATCGCCGACGTCGCCGAGGGCGTGGGGCGTCCCGCTCTCACCGTCGGCGTCATCGGCGGGCGCGGCGGGGCAGGGGCCTCCACCCTGGCCTGCGCCCTCGCCGTCACGGCGGCCCGCGAGGGGCGGCGCACGATGCTCGTCGACGCCGACCCCTTGGGTGGCGGCCTGGACGTCGTCCTCGGTGCCGAACAAGCCGAAGGGCTCCGCTGGCCGGCCTTCGCCGCCTCACGGGGCAGGGTCGGTGGCGGCGCGCTGGAGGAGTCACTGCCCCACATGCACGCGCTGCGGGTCCTGAGCTGGGACCGGGGAGAGGCGGTGGCGGTCGCCCCCGAGGCCGTGCGCGCCGTCGTCGCCGCGGCCCGGAGGCGCGGCGGCGCGGTGGTCGTGGACCTGCCGCGCCGCGTCGACGAGGCGGTCGCGGAGGCCATGGCCCAGGTGGACCTGGGGCTGCTCGTGGTCCCCGCTGAGCTGCGTGCCGTGGCGGGGGCCCGACGGGTGGCTTCCGCGGCGGGCATGGCACTGCGGGACCTACGGGTCGTGGTGGCGCGGGGCCCGGCACCAGGCGGGCTCGACGTCGAGGAGGTCGCGGGACTCCTCGGGCTTCCGCTGGCCGGGGAGGTGCCCTGGGATGCGGGCCTGACGGCGCAACAGGCCTCCGGGACGCCTCCGGGTGGTGTGGCACGCGGGCCGCTCGCACGGTTCTGCTCCGCCTTCTGGGGCCGGGTGCCGGCCGACGCCGTGGGCGGGGGCGTATGA
- a CDS encoding TadA family conjugal transfer-associated ATPase, translated as MSAVVGARMLDGVRQWLAESGTEPTPARVAEALRAQGRVLGDTEILGAAEQLRSELVGAGPLEPLLADASVTDVLVSAPDRVWVDRGGGLELTDITFRDAAALRRLAQRLAAVAGRRLDDARPWVDARLPDGTRLHAVLPPVAVGSTCLSLRVVRPKAFTLTELVEAGTIPPNGDGILRSLLEARLSFLISGGTGTGKTTLLSALLSLVGPMERIVLAEDSAELKPDHPHVVRLESRPANQEGAGLVGLDDLVRQALRMRPDRLVVGEVRGAEVVHLLAALNTGHEGGCGTVHANAAGDVPARLEALGTTAGLDRAALHSQMAAALSVVIHLVRDRTGRRRMAEVHVLERTASGLVVTVPALRWGERGFTRERGWSRLNTLLAGGGEGR; from the coding sequence ATGAGTGCCGTCGTGGGGGCCCGGATGCTGGACGGAGTGCGGCAGTGGCTCGCCGAGAGCGGCACCGAGCCGACCCCCGCCCGGGTCGCCGAGGCCCTGCGTGCCCAGGGGCGGGTGCTCGGTGACACGGAGATCCTCGGCGCGGCGGAGCAACTGCGCTCGGAACTGGTGGGGGCAGGCCCTCTGGAGCCACTGCTCGCGGACGCCTCCGTGACCGACGTGCTGGTCTCCGCACCCGACCGGGTGTGGGTGGACCGGGGCGGCGGCTTGGAGCTCACGGACATCACGTTCCGGGACGCCGCGGCCCTTCGCCGGCTCGCGCAGCGCCTCGCGGCCGTGGCGGGCCGCCGCCTCGACGACGCACGTCCCTGGGTGGACGCACGCCTCCCGGACGGCACCCGTCTGCACGCCGTCCTGCCGCCGGTGGCCGTCGGTTCGACGTGCCTCTCCCTGCGGGTCGTACGTCCCAAAGCCTTCACCCTCACGGAACTGGTCGAAGCGGGGACGATCCCGCCGAACGGCGACGGAATCCTGCGGTCCCTGCTCGAAGCCCGCCTCTCCTTCCTGATCAGCGGCGGCACCGGCACCGGCAAGACGACCCTGCTGAGCGCGCTGCTCAGCCTGGTCGGTCCCATGGAGCGGATCGTGCTCGCCGAGGACTCGGCGGAGTTGAAACCCGACCACCCGCACGTGGTGCGCCTGGAATCCAGGCCCGCGAACCAGGAAGGGGCAGGACTCGTCGGCCTGGACGACCTGGTGCGCCAAGCCCTGCGGATGCGCCCGGACCGCCTGGTCGTGGGCGAGGTGCGCGGTGCGGAGGTCGTGCACCTGCTGGCCGCGCTGAACACGGGGCACGAGGGAGGCTGCGGCACGGTTCACGCCAACGCCGCCGGGGACGTACCCGCCCGTCTGGAGGCCCTCGGCACGACCGCGGGCCTCGACCGTGCCGCCCTGCACAGCCAGATGGCGGCAGCCCTGTCCGTGGTGATCCATCTCGTACGCGACCGGACGGGCCGCCGCCGCATGGCCGAGGTGCACGTCCTGGAGCGGACCGCGTCGGGTCTGGTGGTGACGGTACCGGCACTGAGGTGGGGCGAACGGGGCTTCACCCGGGAGCGGGGCTGGAGCCGCCTGAACACCCTTCTCGCAGGCGGGGGCGAGGGCCGATGA
- a CDS encoding type II secretion system F family protein has translation MTTLTAVWTAALTMGAGAAVWLLGHRDQEASRLRKLLAPHARQPSPMPRWQQLITAARGRLRPEGWCLAAGATVALLGESVVPLAVGAAGVPLAAGVRRARDARREREWRRAAVIAWLGELAAEVRVGRQPGDALRLTLQDSVDAGAGPGAARSTVLAAARFGGDVPGALRSAAREPGAEGLLGLAACWRVAVDRGAGLAAGLGRLEAALRSERDQRADLRAQLAGARSTAVMLAALPVLGLLMGSALGAEPLRVLLHTGPGLACLGVGGVLEGVGVWWALRIVRRAEER, from the coding sequence ATGACCACGTTGACGGCTGTGTGGACAGCGGCGCTGACGATGGGCGCGGGGGCCGCGGTCTGGCTGCTGGGCCACCGGGACCAGGAGGCGAGCCGCCTCCGAAAGCTCCTGGCACCACACGCCCGGCAACCGTCCCCCATGCCGCGGTGGCAACAGCTGATCACGGCAGCCCGCGGCCGGTTGCGTCCCGAAGGGTGGTGCCTGGCGGCGGGGGCGACGGTGGCGCTGCTGGGTGAGTCGGTGGTGCCGCTCGCCGTCGGTGCGGCCGGGGTGCCATTGGCGGCGGGTGTACGACGGGCCCGGGACGCACGCCGGGAGCGGGAGTGGCGCAGGGCCGCCGTGATCGCGTGGCTCGGGGAGCTGGCGGCCGAGGTGCGGGTGGGCCGCCAGCCCGGAGATGCGCTGCGCCTGACGCTCCAGGACTCCGTCGACGCCGGCGCAGGCCCGGGAGCCGCCCGGAGCACGGTCCTGGCCGCGGCACGGTTCGGCGGTGATGTGCCGGGCGCGCTGCGCTCAGCGGCCCGGGAGCCGGGCGCCGAGGGCCTCCTGGGGCTGGCGGCGTGCTGGCGGGTCGCGGTGGACCGAGGCGCGGGTCTCGCCGCCGGGCTGGGCCGACTGGAGGCCGCCCTGCGCTCCGAACGCGACCAACGCGCAGACCTGCGGGCCCAACTGGCGGGCGCCCGGTCGACCGCCGTGATGCTGGCCGCCCTCCCCGTACTGGGCCTGTTGATGGGCAGCGCGCTGGGAGCGGAACCACTGCGGGTGCTGCTCCACACCGGACCGGGGCTGGCGTGCCTGGGCGTGGGCGGAGTCCTGGAGGGCGTCGGGGTGTGGTGGGCGCTGCGCATCGTGCGAAGGGCGGAGGAGCGGTGA
- a CDS encoding type II secretion system F family protein has translation MGGVLGALAAPVVGYLAWRHVRQRRASSPAGRDEAQEAARQLPLVADLLAACIASGASPLAAAHAVGESLQGPVGVRLSRGAAEVRLGGEPSDAWRHLAAIPGAAPLARLLERAGDSGAPTADPVARLAADARANRARAATAEARKAAVLMTAPVGLCFLPAFVAVGVLPVVIGLAEGLLQAG, from the coding sequence GTGGGTGGCGTCCTGGGGGCGTTGGCGGCGCCGGTCGTCGGATACCTGGCCTGGCGCCATGTACGGCAGCGACGTGCGTCGTCTCCGGCGGGGCGTGACGAGGCGCAGGAGGCCGCCCGCCAACTGCCTTTGGTGGCCGACCTCCTGGCGGCGTGCATCGCGTCCGGCGCGAGCCCGCTGGCTGCGGCGCACGCGGTGGGGGAGTCCTTGCAGGGGCCGGTCGGTGTCCGGCTTTCCCGGGGCGCGGCCGAGGTACGGCTGGGTGGCGAACCATCGGACGCATGGCGCCATTTGGCCGCGATACCGGGCGCCGCGCCGCTGGCCCGCCTCCTGGAGCGCGCGGGCGACTCCGGCGCGCCGACGGCGGACCCGGTGGCCCGCCTCGCCGCGGACGCCAGGGCGAACCGCGCCAGAGCGGCGACGGCCGAGGCACGCAAGGCGGCGGTCCTGATGACGGCCCCGGTCGGTCTGTGCTTCCTGCCGGCGTTCGTGGCGGTCGGGGTGCTGCCGGTGGTGATCGGGCTGGCAGAGGGGTTGTTGCAGGCGGGCTGA
- a CDS encoding DUF4244 domain-containing protein, translated as MTGVGMTKSAKRGRMLRRLGAPRRRARRSLTPLGSDAGMVTSEYAMGLIAAVGFAGLLYKVVTSGRVKAALQGLVERALDVPF; from the coding sequence ATGACGGGGGTCGGTATGACGAAGAGCGCGAAGCGGGGGCGCATGCTGCGAAGGCTGGGCGCTCCGAGGCGGAGGGCCCGGCGGTCGCTGACGCCATTGGGCTCGGATGCGGGGATGGTGACATCCGAGTACGCCATGGGCTTGATCGCGGCGGTGGGTTTCGCCGGTCTGCTCTACAAGGTGGTGACGAGCGGTCGGGTCAAGGCGGCGCTGCAGGGGCTGGTGGAGAGGGCGCTCGATGTGCCGTTCTGA
- a CDS encoding TadE family type IV pilus minor pilin, with the protein MCRSETGLRRGRCRARLRTRHTRFSDRGFVTAEAAVVLPTLVLFTMALIWTLLAASAQIQCVDAARAGARAAARQDPDDVAVSAARQAAPRGANVSVRRDAGLVRVEVVADAPGPEVLGLGLRLRSEAVALAEESVGVTV; encoded by the coding sequence ATGTGCCGTTCTGAGACGGGCCTTCGACGCGGGCGGTGCCGCGCCCGACTCCGGACGCGTCACACGCGCTTCTCGGACCGGGGGTTCGTGACGGCGGAGGCGGCCGTGGTGCTGCCGACGCTGGTGCTCTTCACGATGGCGTTGATCTGGACACTGCTGGCGGCCTCCGCGCAGATCCAGTGCGTGGACGCGGCCAGGGCGGGAGCGCGTGCGGCGGCCCGGCAGGATCCCGACGACGTGGCCGTTTCCGCGGCTCGGCAGGCGGCGCCGCGCGGGGCGAACGTGTCCGTGCGGCGCGACGCCGGCCTCGTGCGGGTCGAGGTGGTGGCGGACGCGCCGGGCCCGGAAGTGCTGGGCCTGGGCTTGCGTCTGCGGTCCGAAGCGGTGGCGTTGGCCGAGGAGAGCGTGGGGGTGACCGTATGA
- a CDS encoding Rv3654c family TadE-like protein: MRVATWRGAGRDRGAATVWVVVVTAVLGVICGAVLAMTQAVVVRHRAGGAADLAALAAADRWAAGSEEACAGAGRVAAAQAARVVRCGVRGQTAEVSVSSSAGPFTATVRARAGPATPMPLLRRPTG, translated from the coding sequence ATGAGAGTTGCTACGTGGCGCGGTGCGGGTCGCGATCGTGGGGCCGCCACGGTGTGGGTGGTCGTCGTGACGGCCGTGCTCGGCGTGATCTGCGGTGCGGTGCTCGCGATGACACAGGCCGTCGTCGTCCGGCACCGGGCGGGCGGCGCGGCGGATCTGGCGGCGCTCGCTGCGGCGGACCGGTGGGCGGCGGGTTCCGAGGAGGCGTGTGCGGGAGCGGGGCGGGTGGCTGCGGCGCAGGCGGCGCGGGTTGTCCGGTGCGGGGTGCGGGGCCAGACCGCGGAGGTCTCGGTCTCCTCCTCGGCGGGGCCCTTCACCGCGACGGTGCGGGCCCGAGCGGGCCCGGCGACACCTATGCCGCTGCTACGGCGCCCTACCGGGTAG